A genome region from Bradyrhizobium commune includes the following:
- a CDS encoding S41 family peptidase, which yields MMRKTSVILLSAATGAALTLFVTQPRAVFMGSSARAATADTYRQLNLFGDVFERVRSDYVEKPDDTKLIESAISGMLSGLDPHSSYMDAKSFRDMQVQTRGEFGGLGIEVTMEDGLIKVVSPIDDTPASRAGIMANDIITNLDDEAVQGLTLNQAVEKMRGPVNTKIKLKIVRKGQDNPIDVTLVRDNIRVRSVRARVEADDIAYIRITTFNEQTTEGLKKEVANLSNQIGDKLKGYVIDLRNNPGGLLEEAVTVSDSFLEKGEIVSTRGRNAEETQRRTAHAGDLTKGKPVIVLVNGGSASASEIVAGALQDHKRATIVGTRSFGKGSVQTIIPLGSGNGALRLTTARYYTPSGKSIQAKGIVPDIEVLQDVPDELKSRTDTKGEASLRGHLKNDGDEKTGSQSYVPPDAKDDKALKLADDLLHGIKNSASAAPAPGTTDKAAADKPKAAN from the coding sequence ATGATGCGCAAGACTTCAGTTATCCTCCTCAGCGCGGCCACCGGTGCGGCGCTGACGCTGTTCGTGACCCAGCCGCGCGCGGTGTTCATGGGCTCCAGCGCGCGAGCCGCGACCGCGGACACCTATCGCCAGCTCAATCTGTTCGGCGACGTCTTCGAGCGCGTGCGCTCCGACTATGTCGAGAAGCCGGATGACACCAAGCTGATCGAATCCGCCATCAGCGGCATGCTCTCCGGCCTCGATCCGCATTCGAGCTACATGGACGCCAAGAGCTTCCGCGACATGCAGGTGCAGACCCGCGGCGAGTTCGGCGGCCTCGGCATCGAGGTCACGATGGAGGACGGCCTGATCAAGGTGGTCTCGCCGATCGACGACACGCCGGCCTCGCGCGCCGGAATCATGGCCAACGACATCATCACCAATCTCGACGACGAGGCGGTGCAGGGTCTGACCCTGAACCAGGCGGTCGAGAAGATGCGCGGGCCCGTCAACACCAAGATCAAGCTCAAGATCGTCCGCAAGGGCCAGGACAATCCGATCGACGTCACGCTGGTGCGCGACAACATCCGCGTCCGCTCGGTGCGCGCGCGCGTCGAGGCCGACGACATCGCCTACATCCGCATTACCACCTTCAACGAGCAGACCACCGAAGGCCTGAAGAAGGAGGTCGCGAACCTCTCGAATCAGATCGGCGACAAGCTCAAGGGCTACGTCATCGACCTCCGCAACAATCCAGGCGGCCTGCTCGAGGAAGCGGTCACTGTGTCGGACTCGTTCCTGGAGAAGGGCGAGATCGTGTCGACCCGCGGCCGCAACGCCGAGGAGACCCAGCGCCGCACCGCGCATGCGGGCGATCTGACCAAGGGCAAGCCGGTCATCGTGCTGGTCAACGGAGGCTCGGCCTCGGCGTCCGAAATCGTCGCCGGCGCACTGCAGGACCACAAGCGCGCGACCATCGTCGGCACGCGCTCGTTCGGCAAGGGCTCGGTGCAGACCATCATCCCGCTCGGAAGCGGCAACGGCGCGCTGCGCCTGACCACGGCGCGCTACTACACGCCGTCGGGCAAGTCGATCCAGGCCAAGGGCATCGTGCCCGACATCGAGGTGCTCCAGGACGTGCCGGACGAGCTTAAGTCCCGCACCGACACCAAGGGCGAGGCCTCGCTGCGCGGCCATCTCAAGAACGACGGCGACGAGAAGACCGGCTCGCAGTCCTACGTCCCGCCGGATGCCAAGGACGACAAGGCGCTCAAGCTCGCCGACGATCTGCTCCACGGCATCAAGAACAGCGCCTCCGCAGCGCCCGCGCCCGGCACCACCGACAAGGCGGCCGCCGACAAGCCCAAGGCGGCGAACTGA
- a CDS encoding divergent polysaccharide deacetylase family protein encodes MTETADDLSAPLGQEKPRRKRRLRLPFTAMQALAVLLGLFLVTFAGFAIFNKDPLGGEPMTRMAIRDPKGADKATEEKPAAGHGEEHGQDSKHATKEAPKEAASGEHKTVTMIDGSTGARHDVVIGAGDAADKSEAASAAPAVMAGIDPKLLEKSRYGMIPVMSGDLKPFNVYAADADRAKAAKMPVVAIVIGGLGVGAAKTTDAIMKLPGAVTLAFTPYGSDPGKLAERARAQRHEIFLQIPMEPYDFPDNDPGPQTLLTSLTADQNTDRLYWHLSRMQGYAGITNFMGARFVATDAAMQPIIREASKRGLGFFDDGSSPRSIAPQATASLAVPFGKGDIALDAVPTPMEIDRALNKLESTARERGVAIGTASALPVSIDRVGAWIKTLSDRGILLVPLTTAMLKSKSS; translated from the coding sequence ATGACTGAAACGGCCGATGATCTGAGCGCCCCGCTCGGACAGGAGAAGCCGCGCCGGAAACGCCGGCTGCGGCTGCCGTTTACCGCCATGCAGGCGCTGGCCGTCCTGCTCGGCCTGTTCCTGGTCACCTTTGCCGGCTTCGCCATCTTCAACAAGGACCCGCTTGGCGGCGAGCCGATGACGCGGATGGCGATCCGTGACCCCAAGGGAGCTGACAAGGCCACCGAGGAGAAGCCCGCCGCCGGCCATGGCGAAGAGCACGGCCAAGACAGCAAGCACGCGACCAAGGAGGCGCCGAAAGAGGCCGCCTCCGGCGAGCACAAGACCGTCACCATGATCGACGGCTCGACCGGTGCGCGCCACGACGTGGTGATCGGTGCCGGCGACGCTGCCGACAAAAGCGAGGCCGCCTCCGCAGCACCGGCCGTCATGGCGGGAATCGACCCAAAACTGCTGGAGAAGTCGCGCTACGGCATGATCCCCGTGATGTCAGGCGATCTCAAGCCGTTCAACGTCTATGCGGCCGATGCCGACCGCGCCAAGGCCGCGAAAATGCCGGTGGTCGCCATCGTGATCGGCGGCCTCGGCGTCGGCGCCGCCAAGACCACCGACGCCATCATGAAGCTGCCGGGCGCGGTAACGCTGGCCTTCACGCCTTATGGTTCCGACCCGGGAAAACTCGCCGAACGGGCCCGCGCCCAGCGCCACGAGATCTTCCTCCAGATCCCGATGGAGCCCTACGATTTCCCGGACAACGATCCGGGGCCTCAGACGCTCTTGACCTCGCTCACCGCCGACCAGAACACGGACCGGCTGTACTGGCACCTGAGCCGGATGCAGGGCTATGCCGGCATCACCAATTTCATGGGCGCCCGCTTCGTGGCGACCGATGCTGCGATGCAGCCGATCATCCGCGAGGCCTCCAAGCGCGGGCTCGGCTTCTTCGACGACGGCTCCTCGCCGCGCAGCATCGCGCCCCAGGCGACGGCGAGCCTGGCGGTGCCGTTCGGCAAGGGCGACATCGCGCTCGATGCGGTGCCGACCCCGATGGAAATCGACCGTGCCCTGAACAAGCTGGAATCGACCGCGCGGGAGCGCGGCGTCGCCATCGGCACCGCCTCGGCGCTGCCCGTCTCCATCGACAGGGTC